In Panicum virgatum strain AP13 chromosome 4N, P.virgatum_v5, whole genome shotgun sequence, a single window of DNA contains:
- the LOC120668772 gene encoding CREB-regulated transcription coactivator 1-like, translated as MAYSGAGGKMSAVDAILAEAADLIALEQIAKLNAAHLADDSALPSSLESRFRKLKSLPAAPAAPVKTLSRSATAPHPTLPDPPRLSAAPEQPPAPTPAVQEEHPPTPAVQEEHPPSPAVQGERPQGGVAEADEKKGDSSPPPQLRPPATVPAVHDDEDLEKLFGSGGRGRPTLRERNRGRDDDGSPSPPPPRQACCFGFSPSPRKPLQRTPTKGKKVHGSGDGDVLGIDSGEWGDENRRMVTELKEQQRNLKKALEEQVKVSRETAKMASWVKQASARMIHTAAIDDLLSDCEDDEELK; from the coding sequence ATGGCGTACTCGGGCGCCGGCGGCAAGATGTCGGCCGTGGACGCCATCCTCGCCGAGGCGGCCGACCTGATCGCGCTCGAGCAGATCGCCAAGCTCAACGCCGCCCACctcgccgacgactccgccctCCCGTCCAGCCTCGAGTCCCGATTCCGTAAGCTCAAgtccctccccgccgccccggccgcgcccgTCAAGACCCTTAGCCgcagcgccaccgcgccgcaccCCACCCTGCCTGACCCGCCGCGGCTGAGCGCTGCGCCTGAACAGCCGCCCGCACCGACCCCGGCGGTCCAAGAAGAGCATCCACCGACCCCGGCGGTCCAAGAAGAGCATCCACCGAGCCCGGCGGTCCAGGGCGAGCGGCCACAGGgaggcgtggcggaggcggacgAGAAGAAGGGcgactcctcgccgccgccgcagctgcgcCCTCCAGCCACCGTCCCGGCGGTTCACGACGACGAGGACCTGGAGAAGCTGTTCGGATCAGGTGGGCGGGGCCGGCCGACGCTGCGGGAGCGGAACAGGGGCCGGGACGACGACggctctccctcgccgccgccgccgcgccaggcGTGCTGCTTCGGCTTCTCCCCCAGCCCCAGGAAGCCCCTGCAGAGGACGCCGACCAAGGGCAAGAAGGTCCATGGGTCAGGGGACGGCGACGTTCTCGGCATCGACTCCGGCGAGTGGGGCGACGAGAACAGGAGGATGGTCACCGAGCTCAAGGAGCAGCAGCGCAATCTCAAGAAGGCGCTCGAGGAGCAGGTGAAGGTCAGCAGGGAGACCGCCAAGATGGCGAGCTGGGTCAAGCAGGCGTCCGCGCGCATGATTCATACGGCGGCCATTGACGACTTGCTCAGTGACTGCGAAGACGACGAGGAGCTCAAGTGA
- the LOC120668773 gene encoding translation initiation factor IF-2-like isoform X2, whose protein sequence is MDAGGGVRAQGVNPDCPNAANPFHRCAEYCPVPAPRAAAPKPSPPRPRPAQNGTGHGDGARRVVPAAADDSEAGAERAVNPVFPVPAPRAAAKSPPPPPPPPPGPGHAAQNGTAHRDEEECEITAADDSEEEGERIEESPHVGGPRRSPRPPAKDEEAARDGQRQAVNPDCPNAANPFHRCAQYCPVPAPRAAAMHPPPPRGDEGSTRSDPGDVHPRPRRRDKGGGSGGLPFYVFLREGSDADGKKVDPRCPNAANPFHVCTDHCLAKMAEAGRSSEGGKSPLSIFSRHSRRSSSSSEEGSAKSAGSRKVDSKCPNAGNPFHECGEHCAAKMQQVEQHKGTKMQSPRKKGGKNVALVQNWKVDPRCPHASNPFHMCAQYCFDHLNETAQTSATKSDKKKGKAVSKEVKREINPGCTNASNPYHECGEHCTRKGDR, encoded by the exons ATGGACGCCGGAGGAGGGGTGCGGGCGCAGGGGGTCAACCCGGACTGCCCCAACGCCGCCAACCCCTTCCACCGCTGCGCCGAGTACTGCCCCGTCCCGGCCCCCAGAGCCGCCGCGCCCAAGCCGTCCCCGCCTCGTCCCCGCCCGGCGCAGAACGGGACCGGGCATGGGGACGGCGCGAGGCGGGTGGttcccgctgccgccgacgaCTCGGAGGCCGGAGCGGAGCGggcggtgaacccggtcttccCCGTCCCGGCCCCACGAGCGGCGGCCaagtcgcccccgccgccgcctccgcctccgccggggCCGGGCCACGCGGCGCAGAACGGGACCGCGCACCGCGACGAGGAGGAATGTGAGATTACGGCCGCCGACGATTCggaggaggaaggcgagcgCATCGAAGAGTCTCCGCATGTTGGCGGGCCGAGGAGgagcccgcggccgccggcgaaggACGAGGAGGCTGCACGAGATGGGCAGCGGCAGGCGGTCAACCCGGACTGCCCCAACGCCGCCAACCCTTTCCACCGTTGCGCCCAGTACTGCCCCGTCCCGGCACCCAGAGCCGCGGCCATgcatccaccgccgccacggGGAGACGAGGGGAGCACGCGCAGTGACCCTGGCGACGTGCACcccaggccgcgccgccgcgacaaGGGCGGTGGCTCCGGGGGCCTCCCCTTCTACGTCTTTC TGCGCGAAGGTTCCGATGCAGACGGCAAGAAGGTGGATCCTCGCTGCCCCAACGCGGCCAACCCATTCCACGTCTGCACCGACCATTGCCTTGCCAAGATGGCTGAGGCCGGACGCTCGTCGGAGGGTGGCAAGTCGCCCTTATCCATCTTTTCTCGCCACTCACGCcgttcctcgtcctcctccgaag AGGGTAGTGCGAAGTCAGCTGGAAGTAGGAAGGTGGATTCAAAGTGTCCCAACGCCGGCAATCCGTTCCATGAATGTGGTGAGCATTGTGCCGCCAAGATGCAGCAAGTGGAGCAGCACAAGGGGACCAAAATGCAGTCCCCACGAAAGAAAG GTGGAAAGAATGTTGCGTTGGTTCAGAATTGGAAGGTTGATCCGAGGTGCCCTCACGCGTCTAATCCATTCCATATGTGTGCCCAATATTGCTTTGATCATTTGAATGAAACAGCGCAGACAAGTGCAACCAAGTCAG ATAAGAAAAAAGGCAAGGCTGTTTCTAAAGAAGTGAAAAGAGAAATCAATCCAGGTTGTACCAACGCATCCAACCCCTACCACGAGTGTGGTGAACACTGTACGAGAAAGGGTGATAGGTAG
- the LOC120668773 gene encoding serine/arginine repetitive matrix protein 1-like isoform X1, which produces MDAGGGVRAQGVNPDCPNAANPFHRCAEYCPVPAPRAAAPKPSPPRPRPAQNGTGHGDGARRVVPAAADDSEAGAERAVNPVFPVPAPRAAAKSPPPPPPPPPGPGHAAQNGTAHRDEEECEITAADDSEEEGERIEESPHVGGPRRSPRPPAKDEEAARDGQRQAVNPDCPNAANPFHRCAQYCPVPAPRAAAMHPPPPRGDEGSTRSDPGDVHPRPRRRDKGGGSGGLPFYVFLREGSDADGKKVDPRCPNAANPFHVCTDHCLAKMAEAGRSSEGGKSPLSIFSRHSRRSSSSSEEGSAKSAGSRKVDSKCPNAGNPFHECGEHCAAKMQQVEQHKGTKMQSPRKKGGKNVALVQNWKVDPRCPHASNPFHMCAQYCFDHLNETAQTSATKSVYFSDKKKGKAVSKEVKREINPGCTNASNPYHECGEHCTRKGDR; this is translated from the exons ATGGACGCCGGAGGAGGGGTGCGGGCGCAGGGGGTCAACCCGGACTGCCCCAACGCCGCCAACCCCTTCCACCGCTGCGCCGAGTACTGCCCCGTCCCGGCCCCCAGAGCCGCCGCGCCCAAGCCGTCCCCGCCTCGTCCCCGCCCGGCGCAGAACGGGACCGGGCATGGGGACGGCGCGAGGCGGGTGGttcccgctgccgccgacgaCTCGGAGGCCGGAGCGGAGCGggcggtgaacccggtcttccCCGTCCCGGCCCCACGAGCGGCGGCCaagtcgcccccgccgccgcctccgcctccgccggggCCGGGCCACGCGGCGCAGAACGGGACCGCGCACCGCGACGAGGAGGAATGTGAGATTACGGCCGCCGACGATTCggaggaggaaggcgagcgCATCGAAGAGTCTCCGCATGTTGGCGGGCCGAGGAGgagcccgcggccgccggcgaaggACGAGGAGGCTGCACGAGATGGGCAGCGGCAGGCGGTCAACCCGGACTGCCCCAACGCCGCCAACCCTTTCCACCGTTGCGCCCAGTACTGCCCCGTCCCGGCACCCAGAGCCGCGGCCATgcatccaccgccgccacggGGAGACGAGGGGAGCACGCGCAGTGACCCTGGCGACGTGCACcccaggccgcgccgccgcgacaaGGGCGGTGGCTCCGGGGGCCTCCCCTTCTACGTCTTTC TGCGCGAAGGTTCCGATGCAGACGGCAAGAAGGTGGATCCTCGCTGCCCCAACGCGGCCAACCCATTCCACGTCTGCACCGACCATTGCCTTGCCAAGATGGCTGAGGCCGGACGCTCGTCGGAGGGTGGCAAGTCGCCCTTATCCATCTTTTCTCGCCACTCACGCcgttcctcgtcctcctccgaag AGGGTAGTGCGAAGTCAGCTGGAAGTAGGAAGGTGGATTCAAAGTGTCCCAACGCCGGCAATCCGTTCCATGAATGTGGTGAGCATTGTGCCGCCAAGATGCAGCAAGTGGAGCAGCACAAGGGGACCAAAATGCAGTCCCCACGAAAGAAAG GTGGAAAGAATGTTGCGTTGGTTCAGAATTGGAAGGTTGATCCGAGGTGCCCTCACGCGTCTAATCCATTCCATATGTGTGCCCAATATTGCTTTGATCATTTGAATGAAACAGCGCAGACAAGTGCAACCAAGTCAG TTTATTTTTCAGATAAGAAAAAAGGCAAGGCTGTTTCTAAAGAAGTGAAAAGAGAAATCAATCCAGGTTGTACCAACGCATCCAACCCCTACCACGAGTGTGGTGAACACTGTACGAGAAAGGGTGATAGGTAG